In Mycobacterium sp. ITM-2016-00317, the genomic window GCCCGTTCGGCCGGGTTCCCGGACTTGAAGATGCCCGACCCGACGAACACGCCCTCGGCGCCGAGCTGCATCATCATCGCCGCATCGGCCGGGGTCGCGATACCGCCTGCGGTGAACAGCGTCACCGGCAGCTTGCCGGCCCGCGCCACCTCGACGACCAGATCGTAGGGCGCCTGCAATTCCTTGGCCGCGACGTACAACTCGTCCTCCGACAGCGACGTCAGCCGGCGGATCTCGCCGCCGATCTTGCGCATGTGGGTGGTGGCGTTGGACACATCGCCGGTACCGGCCTCGCCCTTGGAGCGGATCATCGCCGCGCCCTCGGTGATCCGGCGCAGCGCCTCGCCCAGGTTGGTCGCCCCGCACACGAACGGCACGGTGAAACGCCACTTGTCGATGTGGTTGGTGTAGTCGGCCGGGGTCAGCACCTCGGACTCGTCGACGTAGTCCACGCCCAGGCTCTGCAGGATCTGCGCCTCGACGAAATGACCGATCCGCGCCTTGGCCATCACCGGGATGGTGACCGCGTCGATGATGCCCTCGATCATGTCGGGGTCGCTCATCCGCGACACCCCACCCTGAGCCCGGATGTCGGCCGGAACCCGTTCCAGCGCCATCACCGCGACCGCGCCCGCGCCCTCGGCGATACGCGCCTGCTCAGGGGTGACCACGTCCATGATCACGCCGCCCTTGAGCATCTCGGCCATACCACGCTTGACCCGCGCGGTACCGGTCCGCGTGTCTTCCAGATCTGCGCGCATAACGCCAGTCTGTCGATCGGTTCAATGGGAATCGAAGGGCTGACTGTCGGCTGTTCTTCGAACGCCTCTGACATGTTGTCAACT contains:
- the pdxS gene encoding pyridoxal 5'-phosphate synthase lyase subunit PdxS, yielding MRADLEDTRTGTARVKRGMAEMLKGGVIMDVVTPEQARIAEGAGAVAVMALERVPADIRAQGGVSRMSDPDMIEGIIDAVTIPVMAKARIGHFVEAQILQSLGVDYVDESEVLTPADYTNHIDKWRFTVPFVCGATNLGEALRRITEGAAMIRSKGEAGTGDVSNATTHMRKIGGEIRRLTSLSEDELYVAAKELQAPYDLVVEVARAGKLPVTLFTAGGIATPADAAMMMQLGAEGVFVGSGIFKSGNPAERAAAIVKATTFYDDPDVLAKVSRGLGEAMVGINVDDIPQPHRLAERGW